The following proteins come from a genomic window of Flavobacteriales bacterium:
- a CDS encoding FixH family protein: protein MGWGKGIALSYIGFVIFMLGLVYLAVNQDFDLVADDYYEQEIAYQGRIDELTNALDDNQKVVVSNVGDAVQLVFPSKATDVKIHFFRPSDDTMDFKVEEASVDSELNVAHSQFTKGKYLVKVQWLSNGKTYFQEDGFYVN, encoded by the coding sequence ATGGGCTGGGGAAAGGGTATCGCATTAAGTTACATCGGATTCGTCATTTTCATGCTGGGATTGGTGTACCTAGCGGTCAATCAGGATTTTGATCTTGTGGCCGATGATTACTATGAGCAAGAAATCGCCTACCAAGGTAGAATTGATGAGCTCACGAACGCGTTGGATGACAATCAAAAAGTTGTAGTGTCTAATGTTGGAGACGCGGTACAATTGGTTTTTCCTTCAAAGGCAACGGATGTAAAGATCCATTTCTTCCGTCCGTCTGATGATACCATGGATTTTAAAGTGGAGGAAGCATCAGTAGATTCAGAATTGAACGTTGCCCATTCTCAATTCACGAAAGGAAAATACTTGGTCAAAGTTCAGTGGTTGAGTAACGGTAAAACGTATTTCCAAGAGGATGGATTTTATGTGAACTGA
- the ccoS gene encoding cbb3-type cytochrome oxidase assembly protein CcoS, translated as MEVIFLLIAISIVAALGFLAAFLWAVKTGQYDDDKTPAMRILFDEKKSTETNN; from the coding sequence ATGGAAGTCATATTTCTCCTTATAGCGATCAGTATTGTAGCGGCCCTTGGGTTCTTGGCTGCTTTTCTGTGGGCTGTGAAAACGGGGCAGTATGATGATGATAAAACGCCTGCGATGCGCATTCTTTTTGACGAGAAAAAATCAACAGAAACCAATAACTAA
- a CDS encoding NAD(P)-dependent glycerol-3-phosphate dehydrogenase, whose protein sequence is MSSTNSSDKVPVGVLGGGSFGSAIANLLAENQPVIMLTRSQDVADSINSTRINRGRTMHENVRATTDVQEVADQCKLIYPIIPSAGFRETIKTLAPFLTPEHILIHGTKGVDVRMADGEQLTAEFKLNPKKVNTMTEVIMQETIVRRVGCLAGPNLASEILEGQPAATVIASHFDEVIKIGQRTLRTPRFQVYGSHDLTGVEIAGVLKNVIALAAGALSGLGFGENAKALLISRGLVEMIHIGKHLGGDIVAVLGLAGVGDLIATCSSSKSRNFTVGYRLAKGETLTAILADMEEVAEGLNTLRISRAMANYLGIRVPLTETIYDVIFGEKTVEEGLDYLMKFPFYVDIDRSMFGGR, encoded by the coding sequence ATGAGCTCCACAAATTCATCAGATAAAGTACCTGTTGGCGTATTGGGTGGTGGAAGCTTCGGCTCAGCCATTGCCAATCTGTTGGCAGAAAACCAACCTGTTATCATGCTGACCAGAAGTCAAGATGTGGCTGATTCCATCAATTCGACACGAATTAATCGTGGTCGAACGATGCACGAGAACGTTCGAGCTACCACGGATGTGCAGGAAGTTGCTGATCAATGCAAGCTCATTTACCCGATCATTCCATCGGCAGGTTTCAGGGAAACAATCAAAACATTGGCTCCTTTTCTCACGCCCGAACACATTCTTATCCATGGAACCAAAGGTGTGGATGTTCGAATGGCTGATGGAGAACAGCTCACTGCTGAGTTTAAACTCAATCCGAAAAAGGTGAACACCATGACAGAGGTGATCATGCAGGAAACCATCGTTCGAAGAGTTGGCTGTTTGGCAGGGCCAAATCTGGCATCTGAGATTCTTGAAGGACAGCCAGCAGCTACGGTCATTGCCAGTCATTTTGACGAAGTGATAAAAATTGGGCAACGGACCTTGCGAACTCCGCGATTTCAGGTTTACGGAAGCCATGATCTTACTGGAGTTGAAATTGCCGGTGTTCTTAAGAACGTTATTGCCTTAGCGGCTGGTGCGCTGAGCGGATTAGGCTTTGGAGAGAATGCCAAAGCGCTGCTCATTAGTCGTGGTTTGGTAGAGATGATCCATATTGGAAAACACCTTGGTGGCGATATTGTGGCTGTGCTCGGATTGGCCGGAGTTGGCGACCTTATAGCTACATGTTCGAGTTCGAAAAGCCGAAACTTCACTGTTGGTTATCGTTTGGCCAAAGGAGAAACGTTAACAGCCATTCTTGCCGATATGGAAGAAGTGGCCGAAGGTCTCAATACGCTTAGAATTTCGAGAGCAATGGCCAATTATCTTGGCATTCGCGTTCCACTTACAGAAACGATATACGATGTGATCTTTGGCGAAAAAACCGTGGAAGAAGGACTCGATTATTTGATGAAGTTTCCGTTCTACGTGGACATCGACCGCTCTATGTTCGGAGGTCGATAA
- a CDS encoding c-type cytochrome, with amino-acid sequence MKTEWFINKTKVLGAAALMLVAANASAQESVVPVPWENMVQANDTAVFWVLASFALMLLILIWVVAGVTKGLLSDKQLWEGKWRSTAKTVTAIIGTALLLASSSAMAQTEPAAAPMFEMSDGLFWIMIIVNAFLLFVLLGMLYNLSSLIKSLRSKDEAEPVVEKSIWEGSLSAAVPVEREKDILMDHEYDGIMELDNKLPPWWLYMFYFTIAFGVVYIAYYEFSDGPGQYDEYNTEMTVAADAKAEMLASSANNVDENSATLLTDATSIGNGKEKFQSLCVACHAATGGSTQTPLGVGPNLTDEYWIHGGGINNIFKTIKYGVPAKGMISWEAQLSPVQIQEVASYIISLQGSNPENGKEPQGDIWVEDGAQTTPADSTEAPAAEAATAAATE; translated from the coding sequence ATGAAAACAGAATGGTTTATTAATAAAACAAAAGTGCTTGGTGCAGCGGCTTTAATGCTCGTTGCCGCCAACGCAAGTGCCCAGGAATCAGTAGTTCCTGTTCCTTGGGAGAACATGGTTCAGGCCAATGATACAGCAGTATTTTGGGTCTTGGCATCATTTGCACTCATGCTGCTAATTCTTATTTGGGTAGTAGCCGGAGTTACCAAAGGATTACTTTCCGATAAGCAGCTTTGGGAAGGAAAGTGGAGAAGTACTGCCAAAACAGTTACGGCTATTATCGGTACAGCTTTGCTTCTTGCGTCTTCATCCGCTATGGCGCAAACAGAGCCAGCAGCCGCTCCAATGTTCGAAATGTCTGACGGATTGTTTTGGATAATGATCATTGTAAATGCATTCCTTCTATTCGTTTTGCTTGGAATGTTGTACAACTTGAGCAGTCTGATCAAGTCCTTACGTTCTAAAGATGAGGCAGAGCCAGTTGTTGAAAAATCTATATGGGAAGGATCTCTTTCCGCTGCTGTTCCAGTTGAGCGCGAGAAAGATATTCTGATGGATCATGAGTACGATGGCATTATGGAGCTCGATAACAAGCTTCCGCCATGGTGGTTATACATGTTCTACTTTACCATTGCATTTGGAGTAGTTTATATCGCCTACTATGAGTTTTCTGACGGGCCAGGACAGTACGATGAGTACAATACAGAAATGACTGTTGCAGCAGATGCCAAGGCAGAAATGCTAGCCAGTTCTGCAAATAACGTAGATGAAAATTCGGCAACCTTACTTACAGATGCAACTTCAATAGGCAACGGAAAGGAGAAATTCCAATCGCTTTGTGTAGCATGCCATGCAGCAACTGGAGGTAGCACGCAAACACCGTTGGGTGTTGGTCCGAACCTTACCGATGAGTATTGGATTCACGGTGGTGGAATCAACAACATTTTCAAAACCATTAAATATGGTGTGCCTGCAAAAGGAATGATCTCGTGGGAAGCACAGCTTTCTCCAGTTCAAATTCAAGAAGTGGCATCTTACATCATTTCTCTTCAAGGTTCAAATCCTGAAAACGGAAAAGAACCACAAGGAGATATATGGGTGGAAGATGGCGCACAGACAACACCGGCAGATTCTACGGAAGCTCCTGCTGCAGAGGCCGCTACGGCCGCTGCAACGGAGTAA
- a CDS encoding CcoQ/FixQ family Cbb3-type cytochrome c oxidase assembly chaperone has protein sequence MLKFIKHHMETISGIEIYPIISFIIFFTFFVAVLAYLVIQRKEYFDQLSMMPLDEEAGSTNKI, from the coding sequence ATGCTAAAGTTCATTAAACACCATATGGAGACCATTTCTGGGATAGAGATTTATCCGATTATCTCCTTCATTATTTTCTTCACATTCTTCGTGGCTGTGCTGGCTTACTTGGTCATCCAACGCAAGGAGTACTTCGATCAACTGAGCATGATGCCGTTGGACGAGGAAGCAGGTTCAACCAATAAAATCTAA
- a CDS encoding 1-acyl-sn-glycerol-3-phosphate acyltransferase produces the protein MATKVHNSDGWLYDPILPDSDSWPIVKLTNHREEFLKELVELSIENIKESLGNNPANLKDELARTLYTERIRLTQTPWKADAPDEKEFWSQVKKDMVRINAGHENPNAFGHEDLIQRIVKRYAEEIAGVFDVKAYDFAKGFTTFMFARLLNASQDKGFSRFWGSRHNLHDKIHLIGEIDHVRALAEKGTVIIVPTHFSNLDSMLIGWAIQSIGLPPVLYGAGLNLFGIKIMAWFMNRLGAYKVDRRKKNTLYLETLKMYSELSLRKGCNGLFFPGGTRSRSGMLEKRVKLGLLGTALQAQRMNFIDDGEEAKKIFVIPVTINYNFVLEAQSLIDQHLKISGQEHYYVENDDFSTSSKMMRFIYKFFTASSEIAVRYGAPMDLFGNRVDEEGNSFDPHGNVVDIKKYFYSNGDITKDMQRDAEYTRMLGERIVKSFHAEAVAFCSQILAYAAFRIIKTRYNKMDLYGLMRLPSEDLVIKPKELMDVVDKVVTRLRQLNELGEIHVEKEILEGSLSSIIKKGLANLGIYHAKLPLMYNADGDFESQDIKILYFYHNRLEGYELHKFIR, from the coding sequence ATGGCTACGAAGGTTCATAATTCTGATGGCTGGTTGTACGATCCGATTCTTCCCGATTCGGATTCGTGGCCTATCGTAAAACTCACCAATCATCGAGAGGAATTTCTGAAAGAATTGGTTGAGCTCTCAATTGAGAACATCAAGGAATCGCTCGGGAATAATCCAGCTAACTTGAAAGATGAATTAGCTCGGACGCTTTACACCGAACGAATTCGATTGACCCAAACTCCTTGGAAAGCCGATGCTCCAGATGAGAAAGAATTTTGGAGTCAAGTAAAAAAGGACATGGTTCGCATAAATGCGGGTCACGAGAATCCGAATGCCTTCGGTCATGAAGACCTGATACAACGTATTGTGAAGCGTTATGCGGAAGAAATTGCTGGCGTTTTCGATGTGAAAGCGTATGATTTTGCGAAAGGCTTTACAACCTTCATGTTTGCGCGCTTGCTCAATGCTTCGCAAGACAAAGGTTTTTCCCGCTTTTGGGGAAGTCGACACAATCTTCATGATAAGATCCATCTCATAGGAGAGATCGATCACGTTCGTGCATTGGCCGAAAAAGGCACAGTCATCATTGTTCCAACGCATTTCAGCAACCTTGATTCAATGCTTATTGGTTGGGCAATTCAAAGTATCGGATTACCACCGGTTCTTTACGGAGCTGGTTTGAACCTCTTCGGAATCAAGATCATGGCGTGGTTCATGAATCGGCTAGGAGCGTACAAAGTGGATCGGAGAAAGAAGAACACGCTTTACCTCGAAACACTGAAAATGTACTCGGAGCTTTCGCTCAGAAAAGGTTGCAATGGTCTGTTTTTTCCAGGCGGAACAAGGTCACGGAGTGGAATGCTGGAGAAGCGGGTGAAACTCGGATTACTAGGTACTGCGCTTCAGGCCCAACGGATGAATTTTATAGATGATGGAGAAGAGGCGAAGAAGATTTTCGTGATTCCGGTAACCATCAATTACAATTTTGTACTCGAGGCTCAAAGCCTGATCGATCAGCATCTCAAGATAAGTGGACAAGAGCATTATTATGTAGAGAACGATGATTTTTCGACTTCGAGCAAAATGATGCGCTTCATCTACAAGTTCTTTACCGCTTCATCCGAAATTGCTGTTCGTTATGGTGCACCAATGGATTTGTTTGGTAACCGCGTTGATGAGGAAGGAAACAGTTTTGATCCGCACGGAAACGTTGTGGATATCAAGAAGTACTTTTATTCCAACGGGGATATTACCAAAGACATGCAGCGCGATGCGGAATACACACGCATGCTTGGAGAGCGAATCGTAAAGAGTTTTCATGCGGAGGCTGTGGCCTTTTGTAGTCAGATTTTGGCATATGCTGCCTTCCGTATTATTAAGACGCGATATAATAAAATGGACCTTTACGGCCTTATGCGTTTGCCTTCAGAAGACTTGGTGATAAAACCAAAAGAATTGATGGATGTGGTGGATAAGGTCGTTACCCGATTACGACAATTGAACGAGCTTGGCGAAATCCACGTAGAGAAGGAAATTCTGGAAGGAAGCCTTTCAAGCATCATTAAAAAAGGACTTGCCAATCTTGGTATTTACCACGCAAAGTTGCCATTGATGTACAACGCAGACGGTGATTTTGAGTCGCAGGATATTAAGATCCTGTATTTCTATCACAATAGATTAGAAGGATATGAGCTCCACAAATTCATCAGATAA
- the ccoG gene encoding cytochrome c oxidase accessory protein CcoG: METKDEKGSFRDHLSTLDESGNRKWIYPKMPFGRYYNWRKWLSYLLLVVLFAGPHIKIGGEPLLMINVLARKFVIFGQVFWPQDFYLFGLAMITFVLFIVLFTVAFGRIFCGWFCPQTIFMEMLFRRIEYWIEGDWKHQQRLDALPWNAEKIRKKSIKHFLFFAISFIISNTFLAYIIGNDELFKIMTDSPADHIVGLILIVVFTFVFYGVFARMREQVCTNICPYGRLQGVLLDRNSMIVAYDHERGEGRSKWRKGENRKAEGKGDCIDCHACVDVCPTGIDIRNGTQLECINCTACMDACDHVMEKVGFEKALVGYKSEETIATGKPFTYTTRLKAYTVVLSILMIAMFALIITRADIGATVLRTPGMLYQEGENNTITNLYNFKVINKTALDMTLSLKVVKGPGEVKLVGDMLNLESQGTSEGVMFIAVPKDELTERKTSVTVGIFDGDKLLKKVKTNFIGPIQTGKK; this comes from the coding sequence ATGGAGACGAAAGATGAAAAAGGGTCATTCAGGGATCACCTCTCAACACTTGACGAGAGCGGAAATCGAAAGTGGATTTATCCTAAAATGCCATTTGGTAGGTATTACAATTGGCGTAAGTGGCTGAGTTACCTACTTCTTGTTGTCCTTTTTGCAGGGCCGCATATTAAGATCGGTGGCGAGCCATTGTTGATGATCAACGTGCTTGCACGGAAGTTCGTCATCTTCGGGCAGGTTTTTTGGCCACAGGATTTTTACCTGTTCGGTCTGGCCATGATCACTTTCGTGTTGTTCATTGTGCTTTTTACAGTGGCCTTCGGTCGTATTTTCTGCGGATGGTTCTGTCCGCAGACCATCTTCATGGAAATGCTTTTCCGTAGGATTGAGTATTGGATTGAAGGAGATTGGAAGCATCAGCAGCGTTTGGATGCCTTGCCTTGGAATGCAGAGAAGATTCGTAAGAAATCCATCAAGCATTTCCTCTTTTTCGCCATTTCATTCATCATTTCCAACACATTTTTGGCGTACATAATTGGCAATGATGAGCTTTTTAAGATCATGACCGATTCGCCAGCAGATCATATAGTTGGTTTGATCCTGATTGTCGTTTTCACCTTTGTGTTCTATGGCGTGTTTGCCAGAATGCGGGAGCAGGTTTGCACCAATATCTGTCCTTACGGAAGATTGCAAGGCGTATTGCTTGATAGAAATTCAATGATTGTTGCTTACGATCACGAACGTGGCGAAGGCAGAAGTAAGTGGCGAAAAGGAGAAAATCGCAAAGCTGAAGGAAAAGGGGATTGTATCGATTGTCACGCCTGTGTGGATGTTTGTCCAACAGGAATTGACATCAGAAACGGTACTCAACTTGAATGCATCAATTGCACGGCTTGTATGGATGCTTGCGATCATGTAATGGAAAAAGTGGGCTTCGAAAAAGCCTTGGTTGGTTACAAGAGTGAAGAAACCATTGCAACTGGAAAGCCTTTCACCTATACCACTCGTTTAAAAGCCTACACGGTTGTACTCAGCATTTTGATGATTGCCATGTTTGCGCTCATTATTACGCGCGCAGACATTGGAGCAACGGTGCTTCGAACTCCTGGAATGCTTTATCAGGAAGGGGAAAACAACACCATCACCAATCTCTACAACTTTAAGGTGATCAATAAGACAGCACTCGATATGACCTTGAGTTTAAAGGTTGTGAAAGGTCCAGGCGAGGTGAAGTTGGTAGGTGATATGCTCAATTTGGAATCACAGGGAACATCAGAGGGTGTCATGTTCATCGCAGTACCAAAGGATGAACTTACAGAAAGAAAGACATCGGTAACTGTTGGAATTTTTGACGGAGATAAACTCCTGAAAAAGGTGAAGACCAATTTTATAGGACCGATACAAACCGGTAAAAAATAG
- a CDS encoding SDR family NAD(P)-dependent oxidoreductase — MSKTAIITGATAGIGEATAIEFANLGYDLILTGRRKERLEKLKSELESKYGITVSTHSFDIRVRSEVENFCRNEIGDRTIDILVNNAGLASGLSPLHEGDVDDWEKMIDTNVKGLLYITREIAPRMVAANSGHIINVGSIAGIEVYPNGNVYCATKHAVHAISEGLRKELFDKGIKVTNIAPGLVETEFSIVRFHGDENRAKTVYQGMEALTPKDIADCISFAITRPKHVNVADMLILPSDQGSSTQVNRK; from the coding sequence ATGTCAAAAACAGCCATCATCACAGGTGCCACAGCAGGAATAGGCGAAGCCACCGCTATCGAATTTGCCAATCTTGGTTACGATCTCATCCTTACAGGAAGAAGGAAAGAACGCCTCGAAAAACTGAAGTCAGAATTGGAATCCAAATACGGAATCACAGTTTCTACTCATTCATTCGATATAAGAGTACGATCAGAAGTCGAGAATTTCTGTCGGAATGAAATTGGAGATAGAACCATTGACATATTGGTGAACAACGCAGGTTTGGCATCAGGACTTTCCCCACTTCACGAAGGCGATGTAGACGATTGGGAAAAGATGATTGACACCAACGTGAAAGGTTTGCTTTACATCACCCGCGAAATTGCGCCTCGAATGGTTGCGGCCAACTCAGGGCACATCATCAACGTTGGTTCCATTGCTGGCATCGAAGTTTACCCAAACGGAAACGTGTATTGCGCCACCAAACACGCGGTGCACGCCATTTCTGAAGGCCTGCGAAAAGAATTGTTTGACAAAGGAATCAAGGTCACGAATATCGCTCCGGGGCTTGTTGAGACTGAATTTTCCATCGTCCGTTTTCATGGCGATGAAAATCGCGCTAAAACCGTTTACCAAGGGATGGAAGCGCTTACACCAAAGGATATTGCCGATTGCATTTCATTTGCTATCACACGTCCAAAGCATGTGAATGTGGCTGATATGCTGATACTCCCTTCAGACCAAGGAAGCTCCACGCAAGTGAACAGGAAATAG
- the ccoN gene encoding cytochrome-c oxidase, cbb3-type subunit I: MEKETFRYDNTIVRKFAFATMAFGIIGMLVGLTAALQMVDPMFNFLTPWLTFGRIRPLHTNAVIFAFVGNGIFMGVYYSLQRLLKTRMWSDVLSNINFWGWQLIILSAVVTLPLGITTSKEYAELEWPIDIAIALVWVVFGLNMFMTILNRRERHLYVAIWFYIATFVTVAMLHIVNSFELPVSFFKSYSWYAGVQDALVQWWYGHNAVAFFLTTPYLGLMYYFIPKASNRPVYSYRLSIVHFWALIFIYIWAGPHHLLYTALPEWAQNIGVVFSFMLIAPSWGGMLNGLLTLRGAWDRVRESAVLKFMVVAVTCYGMSTFEGPMMSLKNVNAIAHFTDWVVAHVHIGGLGWNGFMTFGILYYLVPKLWNTKLYSSKLSDFHFWIGTLGIIFYALPLYWAGFTQSLMWKEFTQEGFLAYPNFLETVTQIKPMYAARAFGGSIYIIGVISMLYNLIMTMKQGSFQREEEASALALTKNYEGHKGEGWHRVIERRPIQMLVFSLVAVAIGGAIEIIPTMLIKSNIPTIASVKPYTPLELEGRDIYIREGCYNCHSQMVRPFRSETERYGEYSKAGEFVYDHPFQWGSKRTGPDLHRIGAKYSDSWHFNHMMDPGSMSPGTIMPSYPWLFENDLNTELTAGKIRAMQTLGVPYAEGYDQIAVQDLTYQSESIAKNLEKDGLQVLPNSEILALIAYLQRLGTDIKVKDGQAAMVTN, translated from the coding sequence ATGGAAAAGGAAACCTTCCGTTACGACAATACCATTGTCCGAAAATTTGCCTTCGCCACCATGGCGTTCGGTATTATCGGCATGCTGGTAGGACTTACCGCTGCTTTGCAGATGGTGGATCCCATGTTCAATTTCTTAACCCCCTGGCTTACCTTCGGTAGGATACGCCCGTTGCATACGAATGCGGTCATTTTCGCATTTGTTGGTAACGGGATTTTCATGGGGGTTTATTACTCCCTTCAGCGTTTGCTGAAAACAAGAATGTGGAGCGATGTTCTTAGCAACATCAACTTTTGGGGTTGGCAGCTGATCATTCTTTCGGCTGTGGTAACGCTTCCTTTAGGAATTACGACTAGTAAGGAATATGCTGAATTGGAATGGCCGATCGATATCGCCATTGCTTTGGTTTGGGTGGTGTTCGGATTGAACATGTTTATGACCATTTTGAACAGGAGAGAGCGACACTTGTATGTGGCCATCTGGTTCTACATCGCCACGTTTGTAACGGTTGCCATGCTTCACATTGTGAACAGCTTTGAGCTTCCTGTTTCATTCTTCAAGAGCTACAGTTGGTACGCTGGTGTTCAGGATGCCTTGGTGCAATGGTGGTATGGCCACAATGCGGTTGCGTTCTTCTTAACCACACCTTATTTGGGATTGATGTACTACTTCATTCCAAAGGCATCTAATCGTCCGGTTTATTCTTATCGATTATCCATTGTTCACTTTTGGGCACTTATCTTCATCTATATCTGGGCAGGCCCTCACCACTTATTGTATACAGCGCTTCCAGAGTGGGCGCAGAACATTGGTGTGGTATTCTCTTTTATGCTCATCGCTCCATCTTGGGGAGGTATGCTCAACGGACTTCTTACACTGAGAGGTGCTTGGGATAGAGTTCGTGAAAGTGCGGTTCTGAAATTCATGGTTGTGGCAGTTACTTGCTATGGTATGAGCACGTTTGAAGGCCCCATGATGTCGTTGAAAAACGTGAATGCCATAGCCCACTTTACGGATTGGGTCGTGGCGCACGTGCACATTGGTGGATTGGGTTGGAATGGTTTCATGACCTTCGGTATCCTTTATTACTTGGTCCCAAAACTGTGGAACACAAAACTGTATTCATCCAAGCTTTCTGACTTCCACTTCTGGATTGGAACCCTTGGAATCATCTTCTACGCGTTGCCACTTTACTGGGCAGGTTTCACGCAAAGTTTGATGTGGAAAGAGTTCACACAAGAAGGCTTTCTTGCTTACCCGAACTTTTTGGAAACGGTAACTCAGATCAAGCCGATGTATGCTGCCAGAGCATTCGGAGGTAGCATTTACATCATCGGTGTAATAAGTATGCTTTATAACCTGATCATGACAATGAAACAGGGTTCATTCCAAAGAGAGGAAGAGGCTTCAGCACTTGCGTTGACCAAAAACTACGAAGGTCACAAGGGTGAAGGTTGGCACCGTGTAATTGAGAGAAGACCAATACAGATGTTGGTGTTCAGTTTGGTTGCCGTGGCCATTGGTGGAGCGATAGAGATCATTCCGACCATGCTTATTAAGAGCAATATTCCAACCATTGCTAGTGTGAAACCATATACTCCTCTTGAATTGGAAGGAAGAGATATTTATATCCGTGAAGGTTGCTACAATTGTCACTCTCAAATGGTCCGACCATTCAGAAGTGAAACTGAGCGATATGGAGAATACTCTAAAGCTGGTGAATTTGTGTATGATCACCCATTCCAATGGGGTTCTAAACGAACTGGTCCGGATTTGCACAGAATTGGAGCCAAATATTCTGACAGCTGGCACTTTAACCACATGATGGATCCAGGAAGTATGTCTCCAGGAACGATTATGCCATCTTACCCATGGTTATTCGAAAATGACTTGAATACAGAGTTGACTGCAGGCAAGATCAGAGCTATGCAAACGCTTGGTGTTCCTTATGCAGAAGGCTATGATCAGATTGCAGTTCAAGATTTGACATATCAATCTGAAAGCATTGCTAAGAATTTGGAGAAAGACGGACTACAAGTGTTGCCAAATTCTGAGATTCTTGCGCTGATTGCTTATCTGCAGCGCTTAGGAACTGATATTAAAGTGAAGGACGGCCAAGCCGCAATGGTAACCAATTAA
- a CDS encoding sulfite exporter TauE/SafE family protein produces MFFTAFAIGALGSFHCIGMCGPIALSVPMGGKHGLIGVLRALAYNLGRISTYAILGLVVGLLGQRIAIGGYQQALSIAVGILILAFLILPKTITKKLNPTSTFARIFLKLKNTFRGLFQSKNAFGPLVLGLINGLLPCGLVYVGLAGALALGDPISSAEFMAAFGLGTVPVMISIIFLGDLISLQWRANIRKLMPVMFAIMGALFILRGLNLGIPYISPNMEMTAVGGVPQCHTP; encoded by the coding sequence ATGTTTTTTACCGCATTTGCCATAGGAGCCCTCGGGAGTTTTCACTGCATTGGCATGTGTGGTCCCATTGCGCTTTCAGTGCCGATGGGCGGAAAGCATGGCCTGATTGGCGTGCTTCGAGCATTGGCCTATAATCTGGGCAGAATTTCAACCTACGCAATTCTTGGTCTGGTGGTTGGATTGCTCGGACAGCGCATTGCCATTGGCGGATACCAGCAAGCACTTTCTATCGCTGTTGGTATATTGATTCTGGCGTTTCTCATTCTTCCAAAGACCATCACCAAAAAGCTTAATCCCACATCAACATTTGCCCGCATTTTTCTCAAGTTGAAAAACACCTTTAGAGGGCTTTTTCAAAGCAAGAATGCCTTCGGTCCCTTGGTACTTGGATTGATAAACGGACTACTTCCTTGTGGATTGGTTTACGTTGGTCTGGCAGGAGCTTTGGCGCTTGGAGATCCGATTTCGAGCGCAGAATTTATGGCTGCCTTCGGATTAGGAACCGTTCCAGTAATGATTTCTATCATATTTCTTGGTGATCTCATTTCGCTTCAGTGGCGCGCCAATATCCGAAAATTGATGCCTGTAATGTTTGCCATTATGGGAGCGCTTTTCATCCTCAGAGGTCTGAACCTTGGAATTCCATACATCAGCCCAAATATGGAGATGACTGCTGTCGGTGGCGTTCCGCAATGTCACACACCATGA